A genomic stretch from Desulfonatronospira thiodismutans ASO3-1 includes:
- a CDS encoding metallophosphoesterase family protein, which translates to MSQEAKILICGDPHGYFDYAARSAEEHGARAVIFAGDQCPPRPLEEIVAESGFTCPVYYILGNHDSDREEWLVNHLGMQEQNLHCRTVEIAGIKVAALGGVFRASVWHPRQEKAPRFYSRQAFLEHARPQTRFRHWLPRKHWTTIFPEDMDALRQQGNADILLCHEAPTTHRHGFEEIDQLAADLGVKMIIHGHHHRYYRSGLENGIQVTGLGISADGVFAFSREILG; encoded by the coding sequence ATGTCCCAAGAAGCAAAAATCCTTATCTGCGGAGACCCGCACGGCTATTTCGACTATGCAGCCAGAAGCGCCGAAGAACATGGTGCCCGGGCGGTGATCTTTGCAGGGGATCAGTGCCCGCCGAGGCCCCTGGAGGAGATTGTGGCCGAAAGCGGATTCACCTGCCCTGTATACTACATCCTGGGTAATCACGATTCAGACCGCGAAGAGTGGCTGGTAAACCACTTAGGCATGCAGGAGCAGAACCTGCACTGCAGGACAGTGGAAATAGCCGGCATCAAAGTCGCAGCACTTGGCGGGGTGTTCCGGGCCTCAGTATGGCACCCCCGGCAGGAAAAAGCCCCCAGGTTCTACTCCAGGCAGGCCTTCCTGGAACACGCAAGGCCCCAGACCAGGTTCAGGCACTGGCTGCCCCGCAAGCACTGGACCACCATATTTCCGGAGGATATGGACGCACTCAGACAGCAGGGCAACGCGGACATCCTATTGTGCCACGAGGCTCCAACCACTCACCGCCACGGGTTCGAGGAAATCGATCAGCTGGCTGCAGACCTTGGGGTAAAGATGATCATTCACGGCCACCACCACCGTTATTACCGGTCCGGACTGGAAAACGGCATACAGGTGACTGGCCTGGGCATTTCAGCAGATGGAGTATTTGCATTTTCCAGAGAGATTCTCGGTTGA
- a CDS encoding ATP-dependent Clp protease proteolytic subunit yields the protein MKYTPMVIHSEGRNERSYDIFSRLLKDRIIFIGVPVDDQLANLVCAQLLFLESESSEMEINLYINSPGGSVTAGMAIYDSIQYISAPVATLCMGQASSMGALLLAAGQKGMRYALPHSRILIHQPLGGFQGQAADIDIHAREIIRIKQEINAIMAHHTGKDMATVEHDMDRDYFMGPAEAKEYGIIDHVLTTRAGLEGRQSQDKGRSARAAAA from the coding sequence ATGAAATACACACCAATGGTAATCCACAGCGAAGGCAGAAACGAAAGATCATACGATATCTTCTCCAGGCTTCTTAAGGACAGGATTATATTCATCGGGGTCCCGGTGGACGATCAGCTGGCCAACCTTGTCTGTGCTCAGCTGCTTTTTCTGGAATCGGAAAGCTCGGAAATGGAAATCAACCTGTACATCAATTCCCCGGGCGGTTCAGTCACTGCGGGGATGGCCATATATGACTCCATCCAGTACATTTCTGCCCCTGTAGCAACCCTGTGCATGGGTCAGGCCTCCAGCATGGGAGCTCTGCTGCTGGCCGCCGGACAGAAAGGAATGCGCTATGCCCTGCCCCACAGCCGGATACTTATCCATCAGCCCCTTGGAGGCTTTCAGGGACAGGCAGCTGACATCGACATTCATGCCCGGGAGATCATCAGGATCAAACAGGAAATAAACGCAATAATGGCCCATCACACTGGAAAAGACATGGCCACAGTGGAACACGACATGGACAGGGACTATTTCATGGGACCGGCAGAAGCAAAGGAATACGGAATCATCGATCATGTATTGACAACAAGGGCCGGGCTGGAAGGCCGACAGAGCCAGGACAAGGGGAGAAGTGCTAGAGCGGCAGCGGCATAA